A section of the Mastomys coucha isolate ucsf_1 unplaced genomic scaffold, UCSF_Mcou_1 pScaffold15, whole genome shotgun sequence genome encodes:
- the LOC116091395 gene encoding zinc finger protein 334-like isoform X2 produces MDNTQRSVSFKDLTVDFTREEWQCLGPAQRLLYRDVMLENYSNLIAVGFHVSKPDVILKLERGEEPWMVEDSSQQSHADDPLETKDKITQDKHLKQFSVVNNKMTPEKAILCEKTVALDMNTVSSGKMLYKYDPGGNGLENNSEETVAKPSKASGQVAGEQDGRGKPALHTKAKRYRHHEVRDVKSQGEALTQQQNLQSASQPSEHNEGEQKSASAAGTEEQSERKRNECAECRKTFSKRSTLIVHLRIHTGERPYACNYCRKTFRIKASLTRHQRIHTGERPYKCKECGKAFIDKSALIVHQRIHGGEKSYECNECGKTFFRKSALAEHFRSHTGEKPYKCKECGNAFGKKSYLIVHQRTHRGEKPNECKECGKTFFCLSALTAHQRIHTGEKPYECKECDKTFFCQSALNVHLRSHTGEKPYKCRLCGKYLCTKSALVAHQVIHRGKKTFECSECGKLFYLKSTLTIHQRTHTGEKHGGGLSKWSRPSAVKPSCGEQKRVEAKESVHECHDHKRAAHKGSRRFAHKRTIWERPYECEECGRTYCRKSALRHHQKTHTGERPYECKECGKTFCQKVSFTEHQRTHTGEKPHKCKECGKSFRHKSAFTVHKRIHTGEKPYACNECGKSYRRLWTLTEHQKIHTGEKPYECNMCKKSFRHKSNFLLHQKTHKK; encoded by the exons ATGGACAATACCCAG AGATCAGTCTCCTTCAAGGACTTGACTGTGGACTTCACCCGTGAGGAATGGCAATGTCTCGGCCCTGCGCAGCGTCTCCTGTACAgggatgtgatgctggagaactACAGCAACCTCATCGCGGTGG GGTTTCATGTTAGCAAACCAGATGTGATCTTAAAACTGGAGCGAGGAGAAGAGCCCTGGATGGTGGAGGACTCGTCACAACAGAGCCACGCAG ATGATCCCTTAGAGACTAAGGACAAGATAACACAGGACAAGCATTTGAAGCAGTTTTCAGTCGTCAATAACAAAATGACGCCAGAAAAGGCCATTCTGTGTGAGAAGACGGTTGCTCTTGACATGAATACTGTTTCTTCAGGAAAAATGCTCTATAAATATGATCCGGGTGGAAATGGCTTAGAAAATAATTCAGAAGAAACTGTGGCAAAGCCAAGCAAAGCCAGTGGACAGGTAGCTGGTGAGCAGGATGGGCGTGGGAAGCCAGCGCTCCACACGAAGGCAAAGCGGTACAGGCATCACGAGGTCAGGGATGTCAAGAGTCAAGGTGAGGCTCTCACTCAACAACAGAATCTGCAGTCTGCAAGTCAGCCCTCTGAACATAATGAAGGTGAGCAGAAGTCAGCCAGTGCTGCGGGGACAGAGGAGCAGTCTGAGCGAAAACGGAATGAGTGTGCCGAGTGTAGGAAAACCTTTTCGAAGAGGTCCACGCTCATTGTCCACCTGAGGatccacacaggagagagacCCTATGCCTGTAATTACTGCAGGAAAACGTTCCGTATAAAGGCAAGTCTCACTCGGCACCAACGAATCCACACCGGGGAGAGGCCTTATAAGTGTAAGGAGTGTGGCAAAGCCTTCATCGACAAATCCGCCCTCATCGTGCATCAGAGGATCCACGGCGGGGAGAAATCCTACGAGTGTAACGAGTGTGGCAAGACCTTCTTCCGGAAGTCAGCCCTGGCTGAGCATTTCAGATCCCACACCGGGGAGAAGCCTTACAAATGCAAGGAGTGTGGGAATGCCTTTGGCAAGAAGTCGTACCTCATCGTGCACCAAAGAACTCACCGGGGCGAGAAGCCCAACGAGTGTAAGGAGTGTGGGAAAACCTTCTTCTGTCTGTCCGCCCTGACAGCACACCAGAGGATCCACACAGGGGAAAAGCCCTACGAGTGCAAGGAGTGTGACAAAACCTTCTTCTGTCAGTCGGCCCTCAACGTGCACCTGAGGAGCCACACCGGCGAGAAGCCCTACAAGTGCCGCCTGTGCGGAAAGTACCTGTGCACTAAGTCTGCCCTGGTCGCGCATCAGGTGATtcacagaggcaagaagacctTCGAATGTAGCGAGTGCGGGAAGCTTTTCTACCTGAAGTCCACCCTCACCATCCATCAGAGGACTCACACAGGCGAGAAGCACGGCGGCGGCCTTAGTAAGTGGAGCCGACCGTCCGCTGTGAAGCCCAGCTGCGGGGAGCAGAAAAGAGTGGAGGCAAAGGAGAGTGTGCACGAGTGTCATGATCACAAGCGAGCAGCCCACAAGGGCTCACGGCGCTTCGCACACAAGAGAACCATATGGGAGAGGCCTTACGAGTGTGAGGAGTGCGGGCGGACCTACTGCCGGAAGTCGGCTCTCAGGCACCACCAGAAGACACACACGGGCGAGAGGCCCTACGAGTGTAAAGAGTGCGGGAAGACCTTCTGTCAGAAGGTCTCCTTCACCGAGCATCAGCGAACTCATACTGGGGAGAAGCCACACAAATGCAAGGAGTGTGGGAAGTCTTTCCGCCACAAGTCAGCGTTCACAGTGCATAAGAGaatccacacaggagagaagccgTACGCATGTAACGAGTGTGGGAAAAGCTACCGCCGGCTCTGGACTCTGACCGAACATCAGAAAATACACACAGGGGAGAAACCCTACGAATGTAACATGTGTAAGAAGTCATTTCGACACAAATCAAACTTCCTTTTACATCAGAAAACTCACAAGAAGTAA
- the LOC116091395 gene encoding zinc finger protein 334-like isoform X1 yields MDNTQRSVSFKDLTVDFTREEWQCLGPAQRLLYRDVMLENYSNLIAVGFHVSKPDVILKLERGEEPWMVEDSSQQSHAEDDPLETKDKITQDKHLKQFSVVNNKMTPEKAILCEKTVALDMNTVSSGKMLYKYDPGGNGLENNSEETVAKPSKASGQVAGEQDGRGKPALHTKAKRYRHHEVRDVKSQGEALTQQQNLQSASQPSEHNEGEQKSASAAGTEEQSERKRNECAECRKTFSKRSTLIVHLRIHTGERPYACNYCRKTFRIKASLTRHQRIHTGERPYKCKECGKAFIDKSALIVHQRIHGGEKSYECNECGKTFFRKSALAEHFRSHTGEKPYKCKECGNAFGKKSYLIVHQRTHRGEKPNECKECGKTFFCLSALTAHQRIHTGEKPYECKECDKTFFCQSALNVHLRSHTGEKPYKCRLCGKYLCTKSALVAHQVIHRGKKTFECSECGKLFYLKSTLTIHQRTHTGEKHGGGLSKWSRPSAVKPSCGEQKRVEAKESVHECHDHKRAAHKGSRRFAHKRTIWERPYECEECGRTYCRKSALRHHQKTHTGERPYECKECGKTFCQKVSFTEHQRTHTGEKPHKCKECGKSFRHKSAFTVHKRIHTGEKPYACNECGKSYRRLWTLTEHQKIHTGEKPYECNMCKKSFRHKSNFLLHQKTHKK; encoded by the exons ATGGACAATACCCAG AGATCAGTCTCCTTCAAGGACTTGACTGTGGACTTCACCCGTGAGGAATGGCAATGTCTCGGCCCTGCGCAGCGTCTCCTGTACAgggatgtgatgctggagaactACAGCAACCTCATCGCGGTGG GGTTTCATGTTAGCAAACCAGATGTGATCTTAAAACTGGAGCGAGGAGAAGAGCCCTGGATGGTGGAGGACTCGTCACAACAGAGCCACGCAG AAGATGATCCCTTAGAGACTAAGGACAAGATAACACAGGACAAGCATTTGAAGCAGTTTTCAGTCGTCAATAACAAAATGACGCCAGAAAAGGCCATTCTGTGTGAGAAGACGGTTGCTCTTGACATGAATACTGTTTCTTCAGGAAAAATGCTCTATAAATATGATCCGGGTGGAAATGGCTTAGAAAATAATTCAGAAGAAACTGTGGCAAAGCCAAGCAAAGCCAGTGGACAGGTAGCTGGTGAGCAGGATGGGCGTGGGAAGCCAGCGCTCCACACGAAGGCAAAGCGGTACAGGCATCACGAGGTCAGGGATGTCAAGAGTCAAGGTGAGGCTCTCACTCAACAACAGAATCTGCAGTCTGCAAGTCAGCCCTCTGAACATAATGAAGGTGAGCAGAAGTCAGCCAGTGCTGCGGGGACAGAGGAGCAGTCTGAGCGAAAACGGAATGAGTGTGCCGAGTGTAGGAAAACCTTTTCGAAGAGGTCCACGCTCATTGTCCACCTGAGGatccacacaggagagagacCCTATGCCTGTAATTACTGCAGGAAAACGTTCCGTATAAAGGCAAGTCTCACTCGGCACCAACGAATCCACACCGGGGAGAGGCCTTATAAGTGTAAGGAGTGTGGCAAAGCCTTCATCGACAAATCCGCCCTCATCGTGCATCAGAGGATCCACGGCGGGGAGAAATCCTACGAGTGTAACGAGTGTGGCAAGACCTTCTTCCGGAAGTCAGCCCTGGCTGAGCATTTCAGATCCCACACCGGGGAGAAGCCTTACAAATGCAAGGAGTGTGGGAATGCCTTTGGCAAGAAGTCGTACCTCATCGTGCACCAAAGAACTCACCGGGGCGAGAAGCCCAACGAGTGTAAGGAGTGTGGGAAAACCTTCTTCTGTCTGTCCGCCCTGACAGCACACCAGAGGATCCACACAGGGGAAAAGCCCTACGAGTGCAAGGAGTGTGACAAAACCTTCTTCTGTCAGTCGGCCCTCAACGTGCACCTGAGGAGCCACACCGGCGAGAAGCCCTACAAGTGCCGCCTGTGCGGAAAGTACCTGTGCACTAAGTCTGCCCTGGTCGCGCATCAGGTGATtcacagaggcaagaagacctTCGAATGTAGCGAGTGCGGGAAGCTTTTCTACCTGAAGTCCACCCTCACCATCCATCAGAGGACTCACACAGGCGAGAAGCACGGCGGCGGCCTTAGTAAGTGGAGCCGACCGTCCGCTGTGAAGCCCAGCTGCGGGGAGCAGAAAAGAGTGGAGGCAAAGGAGAGTGTGCACGAGTGTCATGATCACAAGCGAGCAGCCCACAAGGGCTCACGGCGCTTCGCACACAAGAGAACCATATGGGAGAGGCCTTACGAGTGTGAGGAGTGCGGGCGGACCTACTGCCGGAAGTCGGCTCTCAGGCACCACCAGAAGACACACACGGGCGAGAGGCCCTACGAGTGTAAAGAGTGCGGGAAGACCTTCTGTCAGAAGGTCTCCTTCACCGAGCATCAGCGAACTCATACTGGGGAGAAGCCACACAAATGCAAGGAGTGTGGGAAGTCTTTCCGCCACAAGTCAGCGTTCACAGTGCATAAGAGaatccacacaggagagaagccgTACGCATGTAACGAGTGTGGGAAAAGCTACCGCCGGCTCTGGACTCTGACCGAACATCAGAAAATACACACAGGGGAGAAACCCTACGAATGTAACATGTGTAAGAAGTCATTTCGACACAAATCAAACTTCCTTTTACATCAGAAAACTCACAAGAAGTAA